The genomic DNA TCCTTTAGTTTTTTAAATGCATTCATTGTATTTAATGAATTTTCCGATTTGCGGAATGGAATCCGGTTGTATACAAGGTGGGGGAGTGGGAATGATGCTGAAATCCATTTTTTTTCGAACGGTATATATAAATAACCATCCGCGCCATTATCTTTTAACGTTTCGGAAGTAAAAACAAAAGATAGGCCCCCTTTTTGAATGATTTCTGTTTGAATTGAAGTGAATAGGGGGCCGTTGCCTGCTAAACTGCCGTCATTTCTTTCGGCGGTCATAATCCCAATTAACGGGCCGGCATTATGATTTTTTTGTTTTAAATAGAAAGAGAAACATAATGGTTCATTCATTTGTTCTGCAAAGGGAACATGTATTTTATTTTTTCCGAATGTAATTGCTGTGTCTTTATCGTTATGAAACCATTTTTTATTTTCAGTGTGATAAAAGATCATTTAAATATTTCCTCAGGGTTTTTTATTGTCTTTTCCATAAGAAAAACAGCAAATGCCAATGAACATGTACGGGTCAGCAGGTCAAATTTTTTTAATTGCGGATGTTTAAAAATAGATCTTCCTGGCTTGGAATTTGCTTCAAACAACCAGACATCGCCATTTCTGTCAATTCCCATATCAAACCCGATTTCACCGATGATACCTTCCATCATTTTTTCCAGCGATTGGCTCAAAGCAAGAGCGGCATTTGTTAATTTATAAATGTAAATTTCTTTTTCTTCTTTGTTAGGAAAAATCTCTTCAAGCGTCTTGATGGTGCCGCCATTATTAATATGAGTAGTTACACTGCCTGAGCCTGCTACTTTGGCTGCAATGGCGCTAATTCTCCATGTGCCATGATCATCTTTATTCGTATGAATCCGAAAATCGACCTGACGTTTATCTATTCTAATTAGATGAATTCCTTGCTGAATAAGGAAATTTCCAAGTTTTCGGGTAGTGAATACTCGGCGGAAAAGTCCTTCAAGGCTTCCTGATTTTACTAATTTATTTTCGCCTGCGTTATTACGGAAGCGGCAATAATAATTTCCATCTTTTTTATCATAAAGTATTTGGTGAATCCCCATCCCGAGGCTGCCGTTTATCGGTTTTACAAAAATATGTCCGTATTTTCCAAGCATCGATTCCATTAATGAAAAGGAGATGAAAGGGTGTGTTTCAGGGAGATAGCAACTGACGGAATTATCCTGAACAAGCCGGTCATATACATCCAATTTATTGAAGAATCCTGGATTGTACCATGGAATTAAATAATCGTTTTGCATGCGTTCTTTTATCTTTCTTAGTTCTGAAAGTCTTTCCGTCTTGCGATTCGGCAGCCTGTCATAAACAACATTCGGAAAGGGAACCTCGATCATTTCCCATCCTTTTTGATGATAGAAGTAACCTTTGATAATGCCCTGATCCCAGTCAATATGTTGTTCGCCAAAGACAAATGCTAGTGCGCCAACTTTATTTTGAACCGAAAGGAGCTTTGCAAAGAAGAATGTCCGTTCACCGATTGGCCTTAGAAGGAAAGGGGTAAACCCTGCTGTAAAAATACCGACAAGTGGTCCGATAAAAAAAATATCATTTTCAATGAAAACATGGAGCGGCATCTTTAAATCCGGGATTTTTAATTCTGTTTGAATATCCTTGCTGATAAAAATTTTGTTAGCTGGATGGGGAATAAAATTAGCATGAACGGTTTTATTCCCAAAAGCGATTATTTGTAATTCAGACGAAATGGACAGATCTTTTGGAAAAAAGACAGTCTTTGTACAATCATCGACAATTTCAATGGGATAACGTTTTTTCATTGTACCGTTTCCTCTCTTTCTGTTCAGATTGGCTAATGAATGAAGCATAACAAAGCGGTGCGCCAAACAATTCCTCTGAAATTTCCGGTCTGGTAGCTAAAATCACTTTTCTTCCAGGTTTTGAATTGATGTCTAAAATCCAGATGGCACCGTTTTTATCAATTCCAATGTCTATTCCCAATTCAAATAAAGGTAAAAAAGATTCTTCAAGAATTTTAGGAATATTGGCTAAAATCTCATCCAATTCATGTTGAATATATTCCTGAAATGTAAATGGAAAGGAGTTGATCCAGTTCTTAAAGTTTGTAACAGTACCACCCGCACTTAAATTCGAAATTATACCGCCTTTTTTTCCGGTACGAATTCCTCTTCCTCTTTCAAGCCAGTATCCAAGTTCATTTTTTTGAAGCAGCACTCTTATGTCAAAAGGACAGCCCTCGTGATTCGTTAACTCCAGATAAGGTTGAATCATGTACTTTTTTTTCTTTATCAATTGAGTCAGCCATTTTATTGCCATTTCCTTATTTGTAAAAGAGCGAACAATCTGCTGTCTTAGTTTCTCTGTTTTCACCAGTATGTGATTGCCGGTTTTTTCAAGATAAAATATTCCGTTGCCTTGAGAACCGTTAGCAGGTTTTATTATAATTTTTCCCCGTTTCCATAATTCTTTGAGGATATCTGTCGGAGAAGATGCCAGTTGGGAGTGGGGAAGGTAGGCAGATATATTAGAATGTTTGAGGGTATCGTATAATTCAAGTTTATTAGGTAGACCGTAACCGAGAAATTGGATGTCATCTCTGTCTTTCAGCCAGGATACAATCGGCATACATTGTTTTGAATGGCTATCATCGTTATAAAAACAGCGGTCATAGACAACGGAAGGCATAGGAAACTCAAGTGTGGTCCAGCGATCATTTTCGGAATCAAATATTTCCCCTGTTACAAGCATGGTTGACGGGTTTATGGCAGTTGGAACAAAGTGGCAGCAACTGATTCCATACTGTTCTGCACGTCTGGCAATTTCGGTAAAATAGCCTTTTTCACTCGTCAAGTGTAAGGACATAATTCCAAGGTGCATTATGATTTTTCCTCCTTTTTCTGTAAGTATTTAAAAGCAAGCGACGTGCTGTAATATACAATTGCTCTTGCAGAAGGCCGAATTTTTTTACCGGGTTCTTCAAATTTTTTAGAAGGCTTTGAATTTACCTCGATAATCCAGACATGACCTGATGGATCAACTCCCATATCAATTCCCAACTCTCCAGTTACTCCGTCCGATTGCTGTTCAATAATTGCTGCACACTCAACAGCAATCTCTTTCATCAATGCAAATATTTGTAAAGCAACTGCTCGATCAAAGCAATTAGAAAGAGCTTTTATTGGTTTTATTATTTCTCCGCCCATGGCAATATTTGAGACAAATTGTTGTAGAGCAGAAATTCTTGCTACGGAAGAAGTGACGATCCATGATTCCTGTTTGTTTTTATGACACAAGATCCGGAAATCAAGTTTCCTTTCATCGTACGTAATCAATGGGATTTCTTCCTGTATTAAATAGAGTCTCTTTTTTGTCTGTTTTTCAAGGGTTTCAAGTAACTGTGTCAATGAATGCAATCTTGTTGAATCATCAATGGATTCTACCGATGTTTTTAGGAAGAATTCATTTCTTTGTTTACTTAATCGGAAAATATTCCTGCCCTGGCTGCCATGGATTGGCTTAAGAAATACTGAATAATGTTCATCGAGCATTTTTTCTAAACTTTCCTTTGAATACAGAGATGTTTTCGGCAAATAGGGATGCATATGTTCTTCCAATAACAACATATTATGAACCTCCCATTTTGAGAGGAATCGGTAATTAAAAAAGGATATATTATGCTCCTGAACATACCGGTACAATTGTTGAAATAATGCTCCATATTCAAGCCTTCGCGAATGGATCCGATTATAAATGACATCCGGAAGCGGAAGGTTTCTTTTCGTCCAGCATTCTTTTTCAAAGCAATAACCTGTTATACTTTCCTTACTGAAGTCTTTTAATGTGAAAACATAAAACAATCCGCCGATTTCAGAAAGTCCATGGTGAATCTCTTCGCAAAATGCGTGAACAGAACGGAAATCGGGAGAGCTGTCTTTGTTTTCGCTTATCTCTGTCAGCAAGGCGATGACCGGCCCGAGTATAATGGTAAAATTTTGTGGACAATAATGAATGCAAAATGTACCTTTAGGAAGTAAAATTTTTTCCATCAAACCTTCGGGAATAATAAGTTCATTTGGCGGACAATCCGATTCGATTGCTTTAACATTTATAGATTTTCTTCCAAAACAAAGATTTAGAATCGTGCTGTTTTTTATGCCTAATTTTTGCAAAAGCTTATTGTTTGCATAGATAGAATCATCTTCATTTTCAAAGGTTGTCAAAGGCTTTACTTTAATTGAATAAAGGGTAAAAGTCATAACAGTTCCTCATTTGCTTGTCATTGTTGATAATAAAAAATTTTAGAATGGGCAAAAGCTGATATATCATCGTATGAAATAAATGGGCGGATTGTGCTCTTACATGTTAGTTATTTAATAAGTGAACGTCTTCGCAATTCCTTTCATAGTTTGGTATAGTGAAGTGGAGTTGTTAAGGAAAAGGAGTGGGTAAATTGGCAGTAAATTTATATGATTCTGCATATGCAATGGAGAATGCGATTCGCCAGAGCGAAGAATATGTCCTTTTAAGAAAGATTTATAACGAAATCAATGAAGATGTGTCTACAAGGAGAATGTTCGAAAATTTCCGTAATATTCAATTAAAATTGCAGGAAAAGCAAATGATGGGTCAGGAAATTACTCAAGAAGAAGTAGTTTATGCTCAAAAAGCTGCGGCACTTGCTCGACAAAATGATAAAATCTCAAAATTAATGGATGCCGAACAGAGGATGAGCATGGTTATAGCTCAATTGAATGAAATCATTATGAAACCTCTTGAAGAGTTGTATGGATATCCAAACAATCAATAATGTACGAAAAGGGGCTGACTGCAGCTCCTTTTTCCTTTTATTACCATCTCCTTTGCTTGCTATATGTGCATGTTCTATTTCCCTTTTGTTTTACATAAATTTGATATAAGGACTTACATCTAAGAGTGAGGGGGCATGAAGGGATGATATACCGGCTGTTAGCTTTAAACATTGACGGTACGCTTCTTCAATCGAACGGAAAACTTCATAAATCCGTTAAAGAAGCGGTCCAATACGTACAGCAAAAAGGAATTTACGTGACGCTTGTGACTTCCCGCAGTTTTCCGTCAGCTAAAAAAGTTGCAAAAGCACTGAAAATAAAAGCATTGCTCGTAACACACAGCGGTTCGTATATTTCCGGTTTAACAGACAAACCTTTATATGTAAAAAGAATTCCCGAAGATATCACATATGAGATTGTTCGTTTTCTTGAAAGTTTCCCGAGTCAGATTAGGCTCGTTCACGAGAGTTTTTCTCTAGCCAATAAAGCAAAGCTGAATCATAACATGCTGGCAAAAACGATATTTACATCGGGAGATCCTGTTTTTTATTCACAGCAATTTGTAGAATCCTTAAGTGATACATTAATAGAACAAAAAGTATCACCTCCTAAAATGGAAGTACATTTTGAAAGAGAAAACGATTTGAAGGATGCTATGGAGGCAATAAGCCAGACATTTACGGAAGCTGAACCGCTTCAGGTAAATTCTTCACGTATGGATATTGTGCCTGCAGGTGCTTCAAAGCTAAACGGCCTAATCTATTTAGGGGAGCATTTAGGAATTCCAAGGAAGGAAATGGTTGTTATAGGCGATGGAATAGATGATTTGGAAATGATTAAAGCTGCTGGTCTTGGCGTTGCAATGTGGAACGCTCCCGCTGAAGTTAAGAAAGAAGCGGATTGGGTAACGCGGAGCAACAATGAGCACGGTGTCGCCTATATGGTTAAAGAACATTTCAGAAAACAGCATCCAATTGAGTTTTTGCGAAAAATGAATATTATAAAAAAATAAGATAATATGTAGCCGTTTGCGGTCAATTGGCATTTTAAATAGATGGAATTTGGGCTGCTGAATTCGCTTCCGCTTTTATTATTGCGAATGTAAGGTTTTCCATTGTATTGACCTCGGGTTTCCGATTCAGTACACTATAGGAAGTTTATTTTGAAAGGTGATTGGCTTTGCAAATTAATATTAAAGGATTAGATGATTATCGGTTTCACCGGCCGCTGCAATTAATTGCTAATTTGTTTTTTGAAGAAACTGAAATAGTTATGAATGAAAATGACCTATGGGATATTAAAATTCAGTTCGATTTAGAGACAACAGAATTTGTCAAAGTCAGGGCTGTGCTGTCAGATAGGAAAGGTAATGAGCATTCAGCTTCATTTGAAAGAAGTCTTTCGGAAAACCTTACTGAAAAAGACCGATTTAAACAAATAAAGAATGCCGTTTCACATGTTTATTTAACAGTGCTCCAAGAGAAAACAGGCATTACCCAAAAATGGGGAATTCTTACCGGCGTCAGGCCAACAAAATTGCTGCACAGGAAGATCCAAGAAGGAGTACCAAAAGACATTGCCCATCAGCAATTAAAAGAGGACTATTTGATTTCGGATGAAAAAATTTCCTTAATGCAGCAAATCGTCGACCGTCAGCTTTCGGTTGTACCGGATTTGTACGAGTTGAAAAATGAAGTCAGTATTTATATTGGTATTCCATTTTGCCCGACAAAATGTGCATATTGTACATTCCCTGCCTATGCCATTAACGGAAGACAAGGATCAGTAAACTCATTTCTAGGCGGACTACATTATGAAATGAGAAAAATCGGCAAATGGCTGAAGGAAAATGGAATTCGAATCACAACTGTTTATTATGGCGGAGGAACTCCGACAAGCATTACTGCTGAAGAAATGGATATGCTCTATGAAGAAATGTACACGTCTTTTCCTGATGTGAAAAATATCCGAGAAATTACAGTAGAAGCAGGCCGGCCTGATACCATAACACCAGAAAAGCTGGACGTATTAAAAAAATGGAAGATTAACCGGATCAGCATTAATCCGCAATCATACATCCAAGAAACATTAAAGGCGATTGGCCGCCACCATACAGTTGAAGAAACAGTAGAAAAATATCATCTAGCAAGATCAATGGGCATGAACAATATTAATATGGATTTAATCATCGGTTTGCCAGGTGAAGGAGTAAAAGAATTCAGCCATACATTAAATGAAACGGAAAAGCTGATGCCTGAATCTCTAACTGTTCATACACTTTCTTTCAAGCGTGCTTCCGAAATGACGAAGAATAAAGAAAAGTACAAAGTTGCAGACCGTACCGAAGTTGAAAGAATGATGTACATGGCGGAACAATGGACGAAGAACCATGGGTATGTTCCGTATTATTTGTACCGGCAAAAAAATATTCTCGGCAACCTCGAAAATGTTGGTTACTCGCTTCCGGGCCAGGAAAGCATCTATAATATCATGATTATGGAAGAGCAGCAAACGATTATCGGTCTCGGCTGCGGGGCATCAAGCAAGTTTGTTCATCCTATTACCGGACAAATCACACATTTTGCCAATCCTAAGGATCCGAAGTCCTATAATGAAAGCTATGAAAAATATACGGAAGAAAAACTCAAAATTTTAACAGAGCTATTTTTACAGGAAAGCTCTCTTGCGTAAAGTGCAAGAGAGTTGATTTTATTATTAAAAAATTCAGAAAATAAAACAAGGAAATTTAGTAGGAAAGTAGAATATTTTAAGTGAAGACCCTCATAGAATGGTTCGAAATGAGTGTTGAAAACGCTTACTAAAGTTAGGGGGGATTTACTATGATGCAAACACCTTTGACAATGCCGCAGATGATAAAAAGAGCCGAAAAGTTTTTTCCGAAAAAACAGGTGATCTCAAGAACAAGCAAAGGAATTCAGCGATTTACATATAAAGAGATTGCCTTAAGGACAAGAAAGCTTGCAGACAGCCTTCAAAAGCTTGGTGTGAAACGGGGAGACAAAGTAGGAACTTTGGCCTGGAACCATCACCGCCATTTAGAAGCCTATTTTGCCATTCCATGCAGTGGAGCTGTCCTTCACACCATTAACATTCGTCTTTCGCCACATCATATTTCCTTTATTATAAATCATGCAGAAGACAAAGTTCTGCTTATTGATTCTGATTTAGTTCCTTTAATTGAAAAAGTCCAAGCAGAATTAAAGACAGTTCAAGCTTATATTATTATGACAGATGAAAAAGAGCTTCCAGAAACAACTCTTTCACCTGTCTACCATTATGAAAAACTGTTGCTTGATGCTGATGCTAATTATGAATATCCGGATGATTTAGATGAAAATGCCCCTGCGGGAATGTGCTACACGTCCGCAACAACCGGAAATCCGAAAGGTGTTGTTTACTCACATCGAGGCATTGTTTTACATAGTATGGCACTTGGGCTTTCTGACACGACAGGTGTAAGTGAAAAAGATATCGCTATGCCTGTTGTGCCAATGTTCCATGTTAATGCCTGGGGATTGCCGTTTGCTGCTGTTTGGTTCGGAACGACACTTGTGATGCCTGGTCCATATTTTACTCCTAAGCTTCTTGCAGAACTGATCGAACAGGAGAAGGTAACGATTACGGCTGGAGTGCCGACAATCTGGCTCGGTCTTCTAAAAGAGCTTGATGAAGGAAATTATGATATGAGCAGCTTGCGGGCGGTATTATGCGGCGGGGCAGCAGCTCCGAAAGGAATGATCAGTGCATTTGAACAAAAACATGGAATTCCGTTTATGCATGCATATGGGATGACAGAAACAAGTCCTATTGTCGTCATTTCAACATTGAAAAGCTATCAAGAAGAGCTTTCATATGAAGAAAAATTGGATCTTAAAGCCAAACAAGGAATTTTAGTTCCAGGATTGGAGATGAAGGTGGTCGGTCAAAACGGCGAGGTTAAACGGGATGGAAAAGAAATGGGTGAACTTGCTGTACGCGGTCCATGGATCGCCTCTGAATATTACAAAGATGAGTGGACAAATGAAGCTTTCCGGGATGGATGGTTGTATACGGGCGACGTAGTCACGATCGATGAAGAAGGTTTCGTGAAAATTGTTGACAGAACAAAAGATTTGATTAAAAGCGGGGGAGAATGGATATCTTCCGTAGATCTTGAAAATGCGTTAATGGCTCATGAAGCGGTATTTGAAGCAGCCGTAGTTGCTGTTCCTCATGAACGATGGCAGGAACGTCCGGTAGCTTGTGTAGTCCTAAAAGATGCATTTAAAGGGAAAACAGCGAAGGAGGAATTGTATAACTATTTACAGCCGCAATTTGCAAAATGGTGGCTTCCTGATGACATTATATTCCTTGAGGAAATTCCGAAAACATCGGTAGGGAAATTTTTAAAACGGGAACTGCGTGAGCAGGTTCAAAAGATTATCTGCAAAAAAATTAAATAATAAAGAAGCTAACTCATAAGGGTCTGATCCCTCCAGCAATGATGATATAAAATATATTGTATTGGAGAGATCAGACCCTTTTCTTTTGAGTTAGCTTTATTTTTTAAGGAAGTTTAAAACATTCAAAAAAAATATGGCAGTATTTTAAAA from Bacillus methanolicus MGA3 includes the following:
- a CDS encoding YheC/YheD family protein; the encoded protein is MKKRYPIEIVDDCTKTVFFPKDLSISSELQIIAFGNKTVHANFIPHPANKIFISKDIQTELKIPDLKMPLHVFIENDIFFIGPLVGIFTAGFTPFLLRPIGERTFFFAKLLSVQNKVGALAFVFGEQHIDWDQGIIKGYFYHQKGWEMIEVPFPNVVYDRLPNRKTERLSELRKIKERMQNDYLIPWYNPGFFNKLDVYDRLVQDNSVSCYLPETHPFISFSLMESMLGKYGHIFVKPINGSLGMGIHQILYDKKDGNYYCRFRNNAGENKLVKSGSLEGLFRRVFTTRKLGNFLIQQGIHLIRIDKRQVDFRIHTNKDDHGTWRISAIAAKVAGSGSVTTHINNGGTIKTLEEIFPNKEEKEIYIYKLTNAALALSQSLEKMMEGIIGEIGFDMGIDRNGDVWLFEANSKPGRSIFKHPQLKKFDLLTRTCSLAFAVFLMEKTIKNPEEIFK
- a CDS encoding YheC/YheD family protein, producing MTFTLYSIKVKPLTTFENEDDSIYANNKLLQKLGIKNSTILNLCFGRKSINVKAIESDCPPNELIIPEGLMEKILLPKGTFCIHYCPQNFTIILGPVIALLTEISENKDSSPDFRSVHAFCEEIHHGLSEIGGLFYVFTLKDFSKESITGYCFEKECWTKRNLPLPDVIYNRIHSRRLEYGALFQQLYRYVQEHNISFFNYRFLSKWEVHNMLLLEEHMHPYLPKTSLYSKESLEKMLDEHYSVFLKPIHGSQGRNIFRLSKQRNEFFLKTSVESIDDSTRLHSLTQLLETLEKQTKKRLYLIQEEIPLITYDERKLDFRILCHKNKQESWIVTSSVARISALQQFVSNIAMGGEIIKPIKALSNCFDRAVALQIFALMKEIAVECAAIIEQQSDGVTGELGIDMGVDPSGHVWIIEVNSKPSKKFEEPGKKIRPSARAIVYYSTSLAFKYLQKKEEKS
- a CDS encoding YlbF family regulator, which translates into the protein MAVNLYDSAYAMENAIRQSEEYVLLRKIYNEINEDVSTRRMFENFRNIQLKLQEKQMMGQEITQEEVVYAQKAAALARQNDKISKLMDAEQRMSMVIAQLNEIIMKPLEELYGYPNNQ
- a CDS encoding long-chain fatty acid--CoA ligase codes for the protein MMQTPLTMPQMIKRAEKFFPKKQVISRTSKGIQRFTYKEIALRTRKLADSLQKLGVKRGDKVGTLAWNHHRHLEAYFAIPCSGAVLHTINIRLSPHHISFIINHAEDKVLLIDSDLVPLIEKVQAELKTVQAYIIMTDEKELPETTLSPVYHYEKLLLDADANYEYPDDLDENAPAGMCYTSATTGNPKGVVYSHRGIVLHSMALGLSDTTGVSEKDIAMPVVPMFHVNAWGLPFAAVWFGTTLVMPGPYFTPKLLAELIEQEKVTITAGVPTIWLGLLKELDEGNYDMSSLRAVLCGGAAAPKGMISAFEQKHGIPFMHAYGMTETSPIVVISTLKSYQEELSYEEKLDLKAKQGILVPGLEMKVVGQNGEVKRDGKEMGELAVRGPWIASEYYKDEWTNEAFRDGWLYTGDVVTIDEEGFVKIVDRTKDLIKSGGEWISSVDLENALMAHEAVFEAAVVAVPHERWQERPVACVVLKDAFKGKTAKEELYNYLQPQFAKWWLPDDIIFLEEIPKTSVGKFLKRELREQVQKIICKKIK
- a CDS encoding YheC/YheD family protein encodes the protein MHLGIMSLHLTSEKGYFTEIARRAEQYGISCCHFVPTAINPSTMLVTGEIFDSENDRWTTLEFPMPSVVYDRCFYNDDSHSKQCMPIVSWLKDRDDIQFLGYGLPNKLELYDTLKHSNISAYLPHSQLASSPTDILKELWKRGKIIIKPANGSQGNGIFYLEKTGNHILVKTEKLRQQIVRSFTNKEMAIKWLTQLIKKKKYMIQPYLELTNHEGCPFDIRVLLQKNELGYWLERGRGIRTGKKGGIISNLSAGGTVTNFKNWINSFPFTFQEYIQHELDEILANIPKILEESFLPLFELGIDIGIDKNGAIWILDINSKPGRKVILATRPEISEELFGAPLCYASFISQSEQKERKRYNEKTLSH
- a CDS encoding Cof-type HAD-IIB family hydrolase, translating into MIYRLLALNIDGTLLQSNGKLHKSVKEAVQYVQQKGIYVTLVTSRSFPSAKKVAKALKIKALLVTHSGSYISGLTDKPLYVKRIPEDITYEIVRFLESFPSQIRLVHESFSLANKAKLNHNMLAKTIFTSGDPVFYSQQFVESLSDTLIEQKVSPPKMEVHFERENDLKDAMEAISQTFTEAEPLQVNSSRMDIVPAGASKLNGLIYLGEHLGIPRKEMVVIGDGIDDLEMIKAAGLGVAMWNAPAEVKKEADWVTRSNNEHGVAYMVKEHFRKQHPIEFLRKMNIIKK
- a CDS encoding coproporphyrinogen III oxidase, coding for MQINIKGLDDYRFHRPLQLIANLFFEETEIVMNENDLWDIKIQFDLETTEFVKVRAVLSDRKGNEHSASFERSLSENLTEKDRFKQIKNAVSHVYLTVLQEKTGITQKWGILTGVRPTKLLHRKIQEGVPKDIAHQQLKEDYLISDEKISLMQQIVDRQLSVVPDLYELKNEVSIYIGIPFCPTKCAYCTFPAYAINGRQGSVNSFLGGLHYEMRKIGKWLKENGIRITTVYYGGGTPTSITAEEMDMLYEEMYTSFPDVKNIREITVEAGRPDTITPEKLDVLKKWKINRISINPQSYIQETLKAIGRHHTVEETVEKYHLARSMGMNNINMDLIIGLPGEGVKEFSHTLNETEKLMPESLTVHTLSFKRASEMTKNKEKYKVADRTEVERMMYMAEQWTKNHGYVPYYLYRQKNILGNLENVGYSLPGQESIYNIMIMEEQQTIIGLGCGASSKFVHPITGQITHFANPKDPKSYNESYEKYTEEKLKILTELFLQESSLA